One genomic region from Diabrotica undecimpunctata isolate CICGRU chromosome 9, icDiaUnde3, whole genome shotgun sequence encodes:
- the LOC140449612 gene encoding uncharacterized protein isoform X1, with the protein MFNQTEIKQEVGETTIKRELDNEGDEVLQDTFTIDIKEEPKWESANDTFDYLDVKKCPIKAEIEQDDGSPCKDMKTDASSLLTNHDRSDTNLNQSITSTTNVNTGGRFICIICKEPLSDNYRFEQHMRIHTDEKPFKCEICTKQFSTNSYLTVHMKLHADGKPYECGICNKQFSVKDYLKRHMMIRHVGEKRFSCEICNQQFNRKQSLNRHMTVHTGEKPFKCEICTKQFSTKQVLNTHMRVHTGEKPFECEICTKQFSKKGNLKAHMPVHTREKPFKCEICTKQFSTNSYLRVHMKLHADEKPFRCDISSKYFSSEQSLKTHITSHTFEKPFECEICTKQFSSKRLLKSHMRAHTGEKPFECEFCKKKFSTKDYLTRHMKLHADEKPYECGICNKQFSIKDYLKRHITIVHVGEKRFSCEICNRQYTRKESLNSHMTVHTGEKPFECEICNKRFSFNYYLKLHIRLHTGENLFECEICTKLFSLKKDLKLHMSVHTDEKPFECEICNKQFAMKRYVKSHIRRVHTGENPFECEICTKQFSTEHILKSHMRVHTGEKPFECEICTKPFLTNNALQIHMTLHPGEKPFECEICTKRFSRKEVLTSHMKLHTD; encoded by the exons ATGTTTAATCAAACTGAAATAAAACAAGAAGTTGGAGAGACAACTATCAAAAGAGAATTAGATAATGAAGGGGATGAAGTTCTACAGGATACCTTTACAATTGACATTAAAGAGGAACCTAAATGGGAAAGTGCAAATGATACATTTGATTATTTAGATGTTAAGAAATGTCCTATAAAAGCTGAAATAGAACAAGATGATG GTTCCCCCTGTAAAGATATGAAAACTGATGCCAGTAGCCTATTAACAAATCATGATAGAAGTGACACTAATTTGAACCAATCTATAACTTCCACTACCAATGTGAACACTGGAGGACGTTTTATATGTATTATTTGCAAGGAACCATTGTCAGACAATTATCGTTTCGAACAACATATGAGGATACACACTgatgaaaaaccatttaaatgtgaaatttgcaccaaacaattttcaacaaacAGTTATTTAACAGTACATATGAAATTGCATGCTGATGGAAAACCATATGAATGTGGAATTTGCAACAAACAATTTTCAgtaaaagattatttaaaaagaCATATGATGATACGGCATGTTGGTGAAAAACGATTTAGTTGTGAAATTTGCAACCAACAATTTAATAGAAAGCAATCTTTAAATCGTCATATGacagtgcatactggtgaaaaaccatttaaatgtgaaatttgcaccaaacagttttcaacgaaacaagttttaaatactcatatgagagtgcatactggtgaaaaaccatttgaatgtgaaatttgcaccaaacaattttcaaaaaaggGTAATTTAAAAGCACATATGCCAGTGCATACTcgtgaaaaaccatttaaatgtgaaatttgcaccaaacaattttcaacaaacAGTTATTTAAGAGTACATATGAAATTGCATGCTGACGAAAAACCATTTAGATGTGACATTTCCAGCAAATATTTTTCATCGGAACAAAGTTTAAAAACTCACATAACATCGCATACttttgaaaaaccatttgaatgtgaaatttgcaccaaacagttttcaTCTAAACGACTTTTAAAATCTCATATGAGAgcgcatactggtgaaaaaccatttgaatgtgaattttgcaaaaaaaaattttcaacaaaGGATTATTTAACAAGACATATGAAATTGCATGCTGATGAAAAACCATATGAATGTGGAATTTGCAAcaaacaattttcaataaaagattatttaaaaagaCATATAACGATAGTGCATGTTGGTGAAAAACGATTTAGTTGTGAAATTTGCAACCGACAATATACTAGAAAGGAATCTTTAAATAGTCATATGACAgtacatactggtgaaaaaccatttgaatgtgaaatttgcaataaacggttttcatttaattattatttaaaattgcaTATAAGACTGCATACTGGTGAAAATttatttgaatgtgaaatttgtacCAAACTGTTTTCGTTGAAGAAAGATTTAAAATTACATATGAGTGTGCACACtgatgaaaaaccatttgaatgtgaaatttgcaataaacagtTTGCAATGAAACGATATGTAAAATCGCATATTAggagagtgcatactggtgaaaacccatttgaatgtgaaatttgcaccaaacagttttcaacGGAACACATTTTGAAatcgcatatgagagtgcatactggtgaaaaaccatttgaatgtgaaatttgtacCAAACCGTTTTTGACGAATAATGCTTTACAAATCCATATGACACTGCAccctggtgaaaaaccatttgaatgtgaaatttgcaccaaacgaTTCTCAAGGAAAGAAGTTTTAACATCGCACATGAAACTGCATACCGATTAA
- the LOC140449612 gene encoding uncharacterized protein isoform X2 — protein sequence MKTDASSLLTNHDRSDTNLNQSITSTTNVNTGGRFICIICKEPLSDNYRFEQHMRIHTDEKPFKCEICTKQFSTNSYLTVHMKLHADGKPYECGICNKQFSVKDYLKRHMMIRHVGEKRFSCEICNQQFNRKQSLNRHMTVHTGEKPFKCEICTKQFSTKQVLNTHMRVHTGEKPFECEICTKQFSKKGNLKAHMPVHTREKPFKCEICTKQFSTNSYLRVHMKLHADEKPFRCDISSKYFSSEQSLKTHITSHTFEKPFECEICTKQFSSKRLLKSHMRAHTGEKPFECEFCKKKFSTKDYLTRHMKLHADEKPYECGICNKQFSIKDYLKRHITIVHVGEKRFSCEICNRQYTRKESLNSHMTVHTGEKPFECEICNKRFSFNYYLKLHIRLHTGENLFECEICTKLFSLKKDLKLHMSVHTDEKPFECEICNKQFAMKRYVKSHIRRVHTGENPFECEICTKQFSTEHILKSHMRVHTGEKPFECEICTKPFLTNNALQIHMTLHPGEKPFECEICTKRFSRKEVLTSHMKLHTD from the coding sequence ATGAAAACTGATGCCAGTAGCCTATTAACAAATCATGATAGAAGTGACACTAATTTGAACCAATCTATAACTTCCACTACCAATGTGAACACTGGAGGACGTTTTATATGTATTATTTGCAAGGAACCATTGTCAGACAATTATCGTTTCGAACAACATATGAGGATACACACTgatgaaaaaccatttaaatgtgaaatttgcaccaaacaattttcaacaaacAGTTATTTAACAGTACATATGAAATTGCATGCTGATGGAAAACCATATGAATGTGGAATTTGCAACAAACAATTTTCAgtaaaagattatttaaaaagaCATATGATGATACGGCATGTTGGTGAAAAACGATTTAGTTGTGAAATTTGCAACCAACAATTTAATAGAAAGCAATCTTTAAATCGTCATATGacagtgcatactggtgaaaaaccatttaaatgtgaaatttgcaccaaacagttttcaacgaaacaagttttaaatactcatatgagagtgcatactggtgaaaaaccatttgaatgtgaaatttgcaccaaacaattttcaaaaaaggGTAATTTAAAAGCACATATGCCAGTGCATACTcgtgaaaaaccatttaaatgtgaaatttgcaccaaacaattttcaacaaacAGTTATTTAAGAGTACATATGAAATTGCATGCTGACGAAAAACCATTTAGATGTGACATTTCCAGCAAATATTTTTCATCGGAACAAAGTTTAAAAACTCACATAACATCGCATACttttgaaaaaccatttgaatgtgaaatttgcaccaaacagttttcaTCTAAACGACTTTTAAAATCTCATATGAGAgcgcatactggtgaaaaaccatttgaatgtgaattttgcaaaaaaaaattttcaacaaaGGATTATTTAACAAGACATATGAAATTGCATGCTGATGAAAAACCATATGAATGTGGAATTTGCAAcaaacaattttcaataaaagattatttaaaaagaCATATAACGATAGTGCATGTTGGTGAAAAACGATTTAGTTGTGAAATTTGCAACCGACAATATACTAGAAAGGAATCTTTAAATAGTCATATGACAgtacatactggtgaaaaaccatttgaatgtgaaatttgcaataaacggttttcatttaattattatttaaaattgcaTATAAGACTGCATACTGGTGAAAATttatttgaatgtgaaatttgtacCAAACTGTTTTCGTTGAAGAAAGATTTAAAATTACATATGAGTGTGCACACtgatgaaaaaccatttgaatgtgaaatttgcaataaacagtTTGCAATGAAACGATATGTAAAATCGCATATTAggagagtgcatactggtgaaaacccatttgaatgtgaaatttgcaccaaacagttttcaacGGAACACATTTTGAAatcgcatatgagagtgcatactggtgaaaaaccatttgaatgtgaaatttgtacCAAACCGTTTTTGACGAATAATGCTTTACAAATCCATATGACACTGCAccctggtgaaaaaccatttgaatgtgaaatttgcaccaaacgaTTCTCAAGGAAAGAAGTTTTAACATCGCACATGAAACTGCATACCGATTAA